In Candidatus Hydrogenedentota bacterium, one DNA window encodes the following:
- the eno gene encoding phosphopyruvate hydratase, with the protein MTRITGVVAREILDSRGNPTVEVDVYLSSGVMGRAAVPSGASTGENEAIELRDKDPKRYLGKGVEKAVANVNDIISEEILGMDAFEQRALDSLMIQLDGTPNKSKLGANAILGVSLAAAKAAANALEIPLYRYIGGANAYMLPVPMMNILNGGAHADNNVDVQEFMAVPAGAKSFREALRMGAEVFHALKKVLKDQGLNTSVGDEGGFAPNLKSNVEAIEVILKAIKAAGYKAGKDVFIAIDPAASEFYDAKTKAYVLGAEAKPKKSAAEMVAFWKEWAGKYPIISIEDGMSESDWAGWKLLTDELGGKIQLVGDDNFVTNMKYLAKGIKEGVANSILVKVNQIGSLSETLDTIQLAHRAGYTTVISHRSGETEDSTIADIAVATNAGQIKTGSASRSDRIAKYNQLLRIEELLGDQAYYPGLAAFTRLGK; encoded by the coding sequence ATGACGAGAATTACTGGAGTTGTGGCGCGCGAGATCCTCGATTCCCGGGGAAATCCCACGGTCGAGGTGGATGTGTATTTGAGCAGTGGCGTGATGGGACGCGCCGCAGTGCCGTCGGGGGCTTCGACGGGCGAAAACGAGGCTATCGAATTGCGCGACAAGGATCCGAAGCGTTACCTGGGCAAGGGCGTCGAAAAGGCCGTCGCAAACGTCAATGACATCATCTCCGAGGAGATCCTGGGCATGGACGCGTTTGAACAGCGGGCCCTGGATTCGCTCATGATTCAACTCGACGGAACCCCGAACAAATCGAAATTGGGGGCCAATGCGATCCTGGGCGTTTCGCTGGCAGCCGCCAAGGCGGCCGCGAATGCGCTTGAAATACCGTTGTATCGTTACATCGGCGGGGCCAATGCCTATATGCTGCCGGTCCCGATGATGAACATCCTCAATGGCGGCGCGCATGCGGACAACAATGTGGACGTACAGGAATTCATGGCGGTGCCGGCGGGCGCAAAAAGTTTTCGCGAGGCCCTGCGCATGGGCGCCGAGGTGTTTCATGCGCTGAAAAAGGTGCTCAAAGATCAGGGGTTGAACACGTCGGTCGGCGATGAAGGCGGTTTCGCCCCCAACCTGAAGTCCAATGTCGAAGCCATCGAAGTCATTCTGAAAGCCATCAAGGCGGCCGGGTACAAGGCCGGGAAGGATGTTTTCATCGCGATCGATCCGGCGGCAAGCGAATTCTACGATGCCAAAACGAAGGCATACGTTCTTGGCGCGGAGGCCAAACCGAAGAAATCCGCCGCCGAAATGGTCGCCTTCTGGAAGGAATGGGCCGGAAAATATCCCATTATTTCCATCGAGGACGGGATGTCCGAGTCCGATTGGGCGGGCTGGAAATTGCTTACCGACGAACTGGGCGGCAAGATCCAACTGGTCGGCGACGATAATTTCGTCACCAACATGAAATACCTCGCCAAGGGAATCAAGGAAGGCGTCGCGAATTCGATTCTCGTGAAGGTGAACCAGATTGGTTCATTGTCGGAGACGCTCGACACGATCCAGTTGGCGCACCGGGCCGGTTACACGACGGTCATCTCGCATCGGAGCGGCGAAACCGAGGACTCCACGATTGCCGACATCGCCGTCGCGACCAATGCCGGCCAGATCAAGACCGGTTCGGCTTCGCGCAGCGATCGCATCGCGAAGTACAACCAGTTGCTGCGGATCGAGGAACTCCTTGGGGATCAGGCCTATTATCCTGGTCTTGCGGCTTTCACGCGCCTGGGCAAATAA
- a CDS encoding nitroreductase family protein codes for MTFDEIVRARRSVRGFSDKPIPPGTVAALAEAARWAPSACNSQTWRFVAITDKAKIERLCREGMGPLLKNKWMTQAPLVIVGCVEPDIVSNRLGKKFTGIEYNTIDFGIAMEHIVLKATDLGLGTCWIGWLNTERVAAIIQAPEKIRILALLAVGYPADEPPKNRKRKPLSSILFSETWGNPFPELPPPGPGDSDEPEHCGAT; via the coding sequence ATGACTTTCGACGAAATCGTCCGTGCGCGGCGTTCCGTGCGCGGGTTTTCGGACAAGCCCATTCCGCCCGGAACGGTTGCGGCCCTTGCCGAAGCGGCGCGATGGGCGCCCAGCGCCTGCAACAGCCAGACATGGCGTTTTGTGGCCATCACCGACAAGGCGAAGATTGAACGGCTCTGCCGCGAAGGCATGGGTCCGTTGCTCAAGAACAAGTGGATGACCCAGGCCCCGCTCGTCATAGTCGGCTGCGTCGAGCCGGACATTGTGTCCAACCGTCTCGGCAAGAAATTTACGGGTATCGAATACAACACGATAGATTTCGGTATCGCCATGGAGCACATTGTGCTCAAGGCCACCGACCTCGGCCTCGGCACTTGCTGGATCGGCTGGCTCAACACGGAACGCGTCGCGGCCATCATCCAAGCCCCCGAAAAAATCCGAATCCTGGCGCTATTGGCCGTCGGCTACCCCGCCGACGAACCGCCCAAAAACCGCAAACGCAAGCCGCTGTCCTCAATCCTGTTTTCCGAGACCTGGGGCAACCCCTTCCCGGAATTGCCGCCCCCCGGTCCCGGCGATTCCGACGAACCGGAACACTGCGGCGCCACGTGA
- the iolB gene encoding 5-deoxy-glucuronate isomerase yields the protein MHYTAENLIIHPSAAHEDGLLLSITPETAGWNYISFQGRRLGKGEKWSFDTRENELALVPFGGRLSVRSNRGAWPDVGGREDVFSGAAHVLYLPRRTAFTVTASTACDFAVAWVPTNRDADPFLIAPTGVPISIRGGDHACRQINDLLPPGSPVHRLVLVEVYTPGGNWSSYPPHKHDVHVEENGKLVEAELEEVYFFKFDRPEGYAFQWVYTDAASPLQRAGNPIDAVVRPENNCAVLVPGGYHPVSSPPGYTTYYLNVLAGSAQSLANQDDPRYAWVKHTYKTTDERLPLYNQ from the coding sequence ATGCACTATACAGCCGAAAATCTGATCATTCATCCCTCCGCGGCCCATGAAGACGGTCTGTTGCTGTCAATCACGCCGGAAACGGCCGGATGGAACTATATCTCATTCCAGGGGCGGCGGCTTGGAAAAGGGGAAAAATGGTCATTCGACACGCGGGAAAATGAACTGGCCCTTGTCCCTTTCGGCGGACGATTGTCCGTGCGATCCAATCGCGGCGCCTGGCCGGACGTCGGGGGGCGCGAGGATGTCTTTTCGGGGGCGGCGCACGTTCTTTATCTGCCCCGCCGGACAGCATTTACAGTGACCGCGAGCACAGCCTGCGACTTTGCGGTGGCGTGGGTTCCGACAAACAGGGATGCCGATCCGTTTCTAATCGCTCCGACAGGGGTTCCGATCTCCATTCGGGGCGGCGATCATGCGTGCCGGCAAATCAACGATTTGCTGCCGCCGGGATCCCCTGTCCACCGTTTGGTGCTGGTGGAGGTTTACACGCCGGGCGGCAATTGGAGCAGTTATCCGCCGCACAAACACGATGTTCATGTTGAAGAGAATGGAAAACTGGTCGAGGCGGAACTCGAAGAGGTCTACTTTTTCAAATTCGACCGCCCCGAAGGCTACGCGTTCCAGTGGGTTTATACGGACGCGGCTTCGCCGCTTCAACGCGCCGGAAACCCCATAGACGCCGTTGTGCGTCCGGAAAACAATTGCGCGGTGCTTGTGCCCGGCGGCTACCATCCGGTGTCCAGTCCGCCCGGGTACACGACCTATTACCTGAACGTCCTCGCCGGCAGCGCACAAAGCTTGGCCAATCAGGACGATCCGCGATACGCCTGGGTGAAGCATACCTATAAAACGACCGATGAGCGCCTGCCGCTGTACAATCAATAA
- a CDS encoding peptidyl-prolyl cis-trans isomerase, producing MKMRLGYVGLALLVVSGGVVYGETVDGIVATVGTEVILHSELVELVAPALNDLRGKVANEEQFNEQAGVLLHQAMEDAINNRILLREALLAGIDVDKALVEERIVEIKKRFATDEEFEKEMAKAGETIADLRERVKKQILATSYGLSKRRGFEKEASVTEADIDRYYREHPDEFVHPERVRVRRIFLEAKPDAAERAQVEARMAEIKKEADGGADFAALARTYSAGPEAADGGLLGWVTRESLVKELADAVFALPEGAISDVLSTQFGLVIFKVEKKEDAGAMGLDEARKQIEPQLRAKAAAEKFTKWMAEQRKRSRVRIFEAS from the coding sequence ATGAAGATGCGGCTTGGCTATGTGGGATTGGCCCTGCTCGTTGTGTCGGGCGGGGTCGTGTACGGAGAGACGGTTGACGGGATCGTGGCCACGGTGGGCACGGAGGTCATCCTGCACAGCGAGTTGGTGGAACTGGTCGCGCCTGCCCTGAATGATCTGCGGGGGAAGGTTGCCAACGAGGAACAGTTCAACGAGCAGGCCGGCGTCCTTCTCCATCAGGCGATGGAAGACGCGATCAACAACCGCATCCTCCTGCGCGAAGCCCTTCTCGCGGGCATTGACGTGGACAAGGCATTGGTCGAGGAGCGTATCGTGGAAATCAAGAAGCGCTTCGCGACCGACGAGGAATTCGAGAAGGAAATGGCCAAGGCGGGCGAAACCATCGCGGACCTGCGCGAGCGTGTCAAAAAGCAAATCCTGGCAACGAGTTACGGCTTGAGCAAGCGCCGTGGATTTGAGAAAGAGGCCTCTGTGACCGAGGCGGACATTGACCGGTATTACCGCGAACATCCGGACGAATTCGTCCATCCCGAACGGGTGCGCGTCCGCCGGATTTTCTTGGAAGCCAAGCCCGACGCCGCTGAACGCGCGCAGGTTGAGGCCCGCATGGCGGAAATCAAAAAGGAAGCGGACGGCGGCGCCGATTTCGCGGCGCTTGCCCGGACCTATTCTGCCGGGCCGGAAGCCGCCGACGGCGGTCTGCTGGGCTGGGTGACCCGGGAAAGTTTGGTGAAAGAACTGGCCGATGCCGTGTTTGCCTTGCCGGAAGGCGCGATCAGCGACGTTCTGTCCACGCAATTCGGATTGGTGATTTTCAAAGTCGAGAAGAAAGAAGACGCGGGCGCCATGGGGCTGGATGAGGCGCGCAAGCAGATCGAGCCGCAGTTGCGCGCAAAGGCCGCCGCCGAAAAATTCACGAAATGGATGGCGGAACAGCGCAAGCGCAGCCGCGTGCGGATTTTCGAGGCATCCTAA
- a CDS encoding PH domain-containing protein: MTSTDRFNDETGPFFPCSWDAVVWTATALAVGILIALAGILVLNGFLLFGTAQSASGLCFLGAAAILCVVLALSQYGITGYRITPGAIVVVRRRGCIRIPSAGIQSLTLVERGALDGTRRVYGTGWIFGNTDILTGPHWERIQVYITRKERLVLIERANDIPVLLSPDKPRAFIQTFHSARGTE, from the coding sequence ATGACATCAACAGACCGATTCAATGATGAAACCGGGCCGTTCTTTCCGTGTTCGTGGGACGCGGTCGTCTGGACGGCAACCGCTTTAGCGGTGGGTATTCTCATCGCGTTGGCCGGCATTTTGGTTTTGAACGGATTCCTGCTGTTCGGAACGGCGCAATCGGCCTCCGGATTGTGTTTTCTGGGCGCCGCCGCAATATTGTGCGTCGTGTTGGCGCTGTCGCAATACGGCATAACGGGATACCGGATTACGCCCGGCGCCATCGTCGTCGTACGGCGCAGGGGGTGTATTCGCATCCCAAGCGCGGGCATTCAATCCTTGACGTTGGTTGAACGGGGCGCGTTGGATGGTACACGGCGGGTGTACGGCACGGGGTGGATATTCGGGAACACGGACATTCTGACCGGACCGCATTGGGAACGTATCCAAGTCTATATCACCCGCAAGGAGCGGCTCGTGCTGATTGAACGGGCAAATGACATTCCGGTGCTGCTTTCACCCGACAAGCCCCGCGCGTTTATCCAGACCTTTCACAGCGCCCGGGGAACGGAATAG
- a CDS encoding HDIG domain-containing protein, translating into MAIQLFVVCLAFAALVTRLPGFSIRSIGYDIENQTVAMEEVRAAIPFQSEDLQATKEKRDEAAKATLDTYRVDRERVAKQLQLLDDRIQFLASKRAEIAKAVREALQTSTSAQSEEEIVRKALLAFVERIEPELRLDKPVDAAALACWIEPAPETLPKRVFASTRNRPRQTVVSLQEPPSATYVMANLRDLSQLARDSLEYVLSYGILPENRVPAGEDERFSVIRDVLVGDLKPVEEIPCKKLPTVRTAPDLLRARLADVAREAASRNVADRPVDWTRLQQAAFELARTCITETLSYDAVYTEGAREHARLMVPPVVKEIQTGEVIQRSGDRWTAQSRADVRAYWAKLRARQAPWSRLIGIASANTVLAALAVACLARVIAFLTRKSDVAQRHMRVVCVLILGTLFLGRVIQYFDPSGFSAPIAAAGILAAILTNARVAVMASVIAAFLISIQYGYDWRLFVVGASMALAGVFGTFRVRRRGDMTRAALSATIVGILVVLAVTIGMDSLAPGAVLRRVLLVLGGGVACVFIVPGVLSPLERLFGITTDIQLLEFSDLNNELLSRIAIEMPGTYAHSLMLGQLAEAAADAIGANGLLARVAAYYHDVGKLRHPEYFSENQSGPNIHDTLPPRASARAIAAHVAHGVEIAREHHLPQPIINAIQEHHGTTLISFFHQKACERQRHDEVREEDYRYPGPKPQSRESAILMICDAVESGVRSIKSPNEERIRDFADKIIMNRWSDRQLEQCHLTLRDLDAIKEILVSRVMTSFHTRIAYPDKGGDRSAANVIPMPGG; encoded by the coding sequence ATGGCCATCCAATTGTTTGTCGTTTGCCTGGCCTTTGCGGCGCTGGTCACCCGCCTCCCCGGATTTTCGATTCGGAGCATCGGATACGATATTGAAAATCAGACGGTGGCCATGGAAGAAGTCCGCGCCGCCATCCCGTTTCAGTCCGAGGACTTGCAGGCCACCAAGGAAAAGCGCGACGAGGCGGCCAAAGCCACACTGGACACATACCGTGTCGATCGCGAGCGCGTTGCCAAGCAGTTGCAGTTGCTGGACGATCGCATTCAGTTTCTGGCTTCGAAGCGCGCGGAGATCGCAAAAGCGGTTCGTGAAGCCTTGCAGACCTCCACTTCGGCGCAGTCTGAAGAAGAAATAGTCCGTAAGGCATTGCTGGCTTTTGTGGAGCGCATCGAGCCGGAACTGCGCCTGGACAAGCCGGTTGATGCCGCGGCGCTTGCCTGCTGGATTGAACCCGCTCCGGAAACATTGCCTAAACGGGTGTTTGCCTCCACCCGCAACCGGCCGCGGCAAACGGTGGTCTCCTTGCAGGAGCCTCCCTCCGCAACGTATGTGATGGCCAATCTGCGTGATCTTTCGCAACTGGCCCGCGACAGCCTTGAATATGTCCTGTCCTATGGAATTTTGCCGGAAAATCGTGTCCCGGCCGGGGAAGACGAGCGCTTTTCCGTGATTCGCGATGTCCTGGTGGGGGATTTGAAACCGGTCGAAGAGATTCCATGCAAAAAACTGCCCACGGTTCGTACCGCGCCGGATCTGTTGCGAGCCCGGCTGGCCGACGTTGCACGGGAAGCGGCTTCGCGAAACGTGGCCGACCGTCCCGTGGACTGGACGCGTCTCCAACAGGCGGCTTTTGAGTTGGCCCGCACCTGCATCACCGAAACCTTGTCCTACGATGCCGTGTATACCGAAGGCGCGCGGGAACATGCGCGGTTGATGGTTCCTCCCGTCGTCAAGGAAATTCAGACCGGTGAGGTTATCCAGCGCAGCGGAGATCGTTGGACTGCCCAGAGCCGCGCGGATGTCCGCGCGTATTGGGCCAAACTGCGGGCGCGCCAAGCCCCGTGGTCGCGACTGATCGGCATCGCGTCGGCCAACACGGTTCTTGCCGCATTGGCCGTGGCATGCCTCGCGCGTGTCATTGCCTTTTTAACGCGCAAGTCGGATGTGGCGCAGCGGCATATGCGCGTGGTGTGTGTTTTGATACTGGGAACGCTTTTCTTGGGCCGGGTGATTCAGTACTTCGATCCATCGGGTTTTTCGGCGCCCATCGCCGCCGCGGGTATTCTTGCGGCCATTCTAACCAATGCCCGCGTGGCGGTCATGGCGTCGGTTATCGCGGCCTTTCTGATCTCCATTCAATACGGTTACGATTGGCGTTTGTTCGTGGTCGGCGCCTCGATGGCCCTAGCGGGGGTTTTCGGCACGTTCCGGGTTCGCCGCCGCGGCGACATGACCCGCGCGGCCCTCAGCGCCACGATAGTCGGCATCCTTGTGGTGCTCGCCGTAACCATCGGCATGGACTCCTTGGCGCCCGGCGCCGTGCTGCGCAGGGTTCTTTTGGTGCTGGGCGGGGGTGTCGCTTGCGTGTTCATCGTGCCGGGCGTGCTGTCGCCGCTGGAACGTCTCTTCGGCATCACAACCGATATCCAGTTGCTCGAATTCAGCGATCTCAACAACGAATTGCTCAGCCGCATCGCCATCGAAATGCCCGGCACCTATGCCCATTCACTGATGCTGGGTCAACTTGCCGAAGCGGCGGCGGATGCAATCGGCGCCAATGGACTGCTGGCGCGGGTTGCGGCTTATTATCATGATGTGGGCAAACTGCGCCATCCGGAATATTTCAGCGAAAACCAAAGCGGCCCCAACATCCACGACACCCTGCCGCCGCGGGCCAGCGCGCGCGCCATCGCGGCCCATGTGGCGCATGGCGTCGAAATCGCCCGCGAACACCACCTCCCCCAACCCATCATCAACGCCATCCAGGAGCATCACGGTACGACCCTCATCAGTTTCTTCCATCAGAAAGCATGCGAACGGCAACGGCACGACGAAGTGCGCGAAGAGGATTACCGGTATCCCGGACCCAAACCGCAAAGCCGCGAATCGGCCATCCTGATGATTTGCGACGCGGTGGAATCCGGCGTGCGGTCCATTAAAAGCCCCAACGAGGAACGTATCCGCGACTTTGCCGACAAGATCATCATGAACCGGTGGTCGGATCGCCAACTCGAGCAATGCCATCTGACCTTGCGCGACCTGGACGCGATCAAAGAGATTCTTGTAAGCCGCGTCATGACATCGTTCCATACGCGCATCGCCTATCCGGACAAGGGCGGCGATCGCAGCGCGGCCAATGTTATTCCCATGCCCGGCGGATGA
- the ispG gene encoding flavodoxin-dependent (E)-4-hydroxy-3-methylbut-2-enyl-diphosphate synthase encodes MTAAGKDNGYHRHNTVAVPVGGMTMGGGAPIVVQTMTNTDTVDVAATARQIIELAEAGSELVRVTVNTHEAASGVGELVRRVRDAGCMAAIAGDFHYNGHVLLREFPECASALDKYRINPGNVGAGRTRDAHFTTICRIAADHGKPVRIGVNAGSLNPDLVEAVRRENIERDLGRSPDDMLNECMIRSALDSTELALKSGLGEDRIVISCKSSSPRHLIRLYRDLARATRQPLHLGLTEAGMGLKGLVWSAASMAVLLEEGIGDTIRVSLTPRPGGDRREEAYAACELLQALGLRSFSPTITACPGCGRTAGALYQRLAEQTEAYVRARLPEWRRKHPGVETMTIAVMGCIVNGPGESKAANVGISLPGNDEEPHCPVFIDGLRTATLSGTPEEIGAAFRGIIDTYVATRYSPIP; translated from the coding sequence ATGACGGCGGCAGGCAAAGATAACGGTTATCATCGCCACAACACCGTGGCGGTTCCCGTCGGCGGCATGACGATGGGCGGGGGCGCGCCGATCGTCGTGCAGACGATGACGAACACGGACACGGTGGATGTCGCGGCGACGGCGCGCCAGATTATCGAGTTGGCCGAGGCGGGCTCGGAACTGGTCCGGGTCACGGTCAACACGCATGAAGCGGCGTCGGGCGTGGGCGAGTTGGTTCGGCGCGTGCGGGACGCGGGGTGCATGGCCGCCATCGCAGGCGATTTTCACTACAATGGGCATGTCTTGCTCCGGGAGTTTCCCGAATGCGCCTCGGCGCTGGACAAGTACCGCATCAATCCCGGAAATGTGGGCGCGGGGCGCACCCGGGACGCGCATTTCACCACCATTTGCCGCATCGCGGCGGACCATGGCAAGCCGGTGCGCATCGGCGTGAACGCGGGTTCGCTGAACCCGGACCTCGTGGAGGCGGTCCGGCGCGAGAATATCGAACGGGATCTGGGCCGTTCGCCGGACGACATGCTCAACGAGTGCATGATTCGTTCGGCGCTGGATTCCACGGAACTGGCGTTGAAAAGCGGGCTGGGCGAGGACCGGATCGTCATTTCATGCAAAAGTTCCTCGCCGCGCCACCTGATTCGACTCTACCGCGATCTCGCCCGCGCAACGCGCCAACCGCTGCACCTTGGTCTAACGGAAGCCGGAATGGGCCTCAAGGGTCTTGTCTGGTCGGCAGCCTCGATGGCGGTGCTCCTGGAAGAAGGTATCGGCGACACGATCCGCGTATCGTTGACGCCGCGTCCGGGCGGCGACCGCCGCGAGGAGGCGTACGCAGCGTGCGAATTGCTGCAGGCGCTCGGATTGCGGTCGTTCTCGCCCACGATTACGGCATGTCCGGGGTGCGGGCGCACCGCCGGCGCGTTGTACCAGCGTCTCGCGGAACAGACGGAAGCCTATGTGCGCGCTCGACTGCCGGAATGGCGGCGGAAGCATCCGGGCGTGGAAACCATGACGATTGCCGTCATGGGCTGCATTGTCAACGGGCCCGGCGAATCCAAGGCGGCCAACGTCGGGATCAGCCTGCCGGGAAACGATGAGGAACCGCACTGCCCCGTGTTTATTGACGGCCTTCGGACGGCCACGCTGTCGGGCACGCCCGAGGAAATCGGCGCGGCGTTTCGCGGCATTATTGATACCTACGTCGCGACGCGCTATTCTCCTATCCCATGA
- a CDS encoding PhoH family protein has translation MLEHKDIESELTHEIELSSPEEAIKLFGRNGELRKRIQSETGARIVDRGAKVVILGSEPDTRVVGEVLDEMLQAVRRGHTPSMGDVVYALDEARTRGAADLGAVLAQEPGALRREMHIKPRTRGQGEYLDALESHEITMVIGPAGTGKTYLAMAAAVSALLNKQVGRLILTRPAVEAGENLGFLPGDLKEKVNPYLRPLYDALHSMVDSDRVYRFLQRETIEVAPLAFMRGRTLDHAFAILDEAQNTTTEQMLMFLTRLGTGSRAVVTGDITQIDLPKGVKSGLVEASRILRNTPGIAIIHLSKRDVVRHPLVQRIVDAYEAESRGLHSGRSESETAHLDAATGNRS, from the coding sequence ATGCTTGAACATAAGGACATTGAGTCGGAACTGACACACGAAATCGAGTTGAGCAGTCCGGAGGAAGCCATCAAGCTTTTCGGACGCAATGGTGAGTTGCGCAAACGTATCCAATCCGAAACCGGCGCACGAATTGTGGACCGTGGGGCGAAGGTCGTGATTCTTGGCAGCGAACCGGATACCCGTGTCGTGGGCGAAGTGCTCGATGAAATGCTGCAGGCGGTCCGTCGCGGCCATACGCCGTCCATGGGCGACGTGGTGTATGCCCTGGATGAGGCGCGAACTCGCGGCGCCGCCGATTTGGGCGCCGTCCTCGCGCAGGAACCGGGGGCGCTGCGGCGCGAAATGCACATTAAACCCCGTACCCGCGGTCAAGGGGAATATCTCGATGCGCTCGAATCCCATGAAATCACGATGGTGATTGGACCGGCTGGAACGGGAAAAACCTATCTGGCGATGGCGGCGGCGGTGTCCGCGCTCCTGAACAAACAGGTTGGGCGCCTTATCCTGACCCGGCCCGCCGTGGAAGCCGGCGAGAACCTCGGATTCCTGCCCGGGGACCTCAAAGAAAAAGTCAATCCGTATCTCCGTCCGTTATATGATGCGTTGCACTCGATGGTGGACAGCGACCGGGTATATCGCTTCCTGCAACGCGAGACGATCGAAGTGGCGCCGCTTGCGTTTATGCGCGGCCGCACGCTCGACCACGCCTTCGCCATTCTGGACGAGGCGCAAAACACGACCACGGAGCAGATGCTCATGTTTCTGACGCGGCTGGGAACCGGTTCGCGTGCCGTCGTGACTGGCGACATCACCCAAATAGACCTGCCCAAAGGCGTCAAGTCCGGCTTGGTGGAGGCCTCGCGCATCCTGCGCAACACGCCCGGCATCGCCATTATCCACTTGAGCAAGCGCGATGTCGTTCGGCATCCGCTGGTGCAGCGCATCGTGGACGCCTATGAGGCGGAATCGCGCGGCTTGCACAGCGGGCGGTCTGAATCCGAAACGGCGCATCTGGACGCGGCAACGGGTAACCGGTCATGA
- a CDS encoding septum formation initiator family protein, translated as MDNRDTVWFMLALVLVSVLTLWYMSERRLVERYSGHQQMQQQTQAAKEQIQRLEKEIENTRRRIEHLGSDPMEIEAAIRRSKDLVREGEKIYRIEKAPSDAPPQP; from the coding sequence ATGGACAATCGCGACACGGTATGGTTCATGCTGGCGCTCGTGCTGGTAAGCGTCTTGACGTTATGGTATATGAGCGAGCGGAGACTCGTTGAACGATATAGCGGCCACCAGCAGATGCAACAACAGACCCAGGCCGCGAAGGAGCAAATCCAGCGTCTTGAAAAGGAAATAGAGAACACCCGGCGGCGAATCGAACACCTTGGCAGTGACCCGATGGAAATCGAGGCCGCCATTCGCCGGAGCAAGGATTTGGTCCGCGAGGGTGAAAAAATCTATCGTATTGAAAAAGCGCCAAGCGATGCGCCCCCTCAGCCTTGA
- the hslU gene encoding ATP-dependent protease ATPase subunit HslU, which yields MQELTPRQIVEELDKYIVGQDNAKRKVAIALRNRWRRLRLSEDLRDEVAPKNIIMIGPTGVGKTEIARRLARLADAPFIKVEASKFTEVGYVGRDCESMIRELLEVGVGMVREEMKRERAEEARQQAEQRLLDVLLPPSPPRPRTFHPMDPNAGDEAPVDPNAAAEARVREVILGKLRAGELESREIEIEVRETAPTSMMQVFSNSGLEEMGVNVQEMFGRLMPPKTKRRKVSVAEARRILEQEALGALIDMETVVAKAIERTENAGIVFLDEIDKIAGRSSPGHGPDVSREGVQRDILPIVEGSTVVTKHGPVRTDHILFIAAGAFHMTKVSDLIPELQGRFPIRVELDSLHAAEFSRILREPRNSLIKQYQALLETEGVTVEFEDAAIEAIARISQNINEATENIGARRLHTVMEYLLEDISFEGPEAKGRNWTITAAEVESRLAKITESRDLGRYIL from the coding sequence ATGCAGGAATTGACACCGCGCCAAATCGTCGAGGAACTGGACAAGTACATCGTGGGGCAGGACAACGCCAAGCGCAAGGTGGCCATCGCGTTGCGCAATCGCTGGCGGCGTCTGCGCCTCTCCGAAGACTTGCGGGACGAGGTCGCGCCTAAAAATATCATCATGATCGGCCCGACGGGCGTCGGCAAGACGGAAATCGCGCGCCGCCTGGCGCGCCTGGCCGACGCGCCGTTCATCAAGGTCGAGGCGTCTAAATTCACCGAGGTCGGCTATGTGGGCCGGGACTGCGAATCCATGATTCGGGAACTGCTCGAAGTCGGCGTGGGCATGGTCCGCGAAGAGATGAAGCGCGAACGGGCGGAAGAGGCCCGGCAACAGGCCGAACAACGGTTGCTCGATGTCCTCCTACCGCCCTCTCCCCCACGCCCGCGCACGTTTCATCCGATGGATCCGAACGCCGGCGACGAGGCGCCCGTGGACCCGAATGCCGCCGCCGAAGCCCGCGTGCGCGAAGTGATTCTGGGCAAGTTGCGCGCGGGCGAACTCGAATCGCGCGAAATCGAGATCGAAGTCCGCGAAACCGCGCCGACGTCCATGATGCAGGTTTTCTCGAACAGCGGCCTCGAGGAAATGGGCGTCAACGTCCAGGAAATGTTCGGACGCCTCATGCCGCCGAAGACCAAGCGGCGCAAAGTAAGCGTCGCCGAGGCGCGCCGCATCCTTGAACAGGAAGCGCTGGGCGCGCTGATCGACATGGAGACGGTCGTGGCAAAAGCCATCGAACGCACCGAAAACGCGGGGATTGTCTTTCTGGACGAAATCGACAAGATAGCCGGACGCAGTTCGCCGGGGCACGGCCCGGATGTTTCGCGCGAAGGCGTTCAGCGCGACATCCTGCCGATCGTCGAGGGATCCACCGTCGTCACCAAGCACGGCCCCGTCCGCACGGATCACATCCTGTTCATTGCGGCGGGCGCGTTCCACATGACCAAGGTGTCCGACCTGATCCCCGAACTTCAGGGCCGGTTTCCGATTCGCGTCGAACTCGACAGCCTCCATGCCGCGGAGTTCTCGCGCATTCTCCGCGAGCCGCGCAACTCGTTGATAAAACAATACCAAGCCCTGCTCGAAACCGAGGGTGTGACGGTCGAGTTCGAGGATGCCGCCATCGAAGCCATCGCGCGCATTTCACAAAACATCAACGAGGCGACCGAGAATATCGGCGCGCGACGCCTCCACACCGTCATGGAATACCTGCTCGAGGACATTTCCTTCGAGGGTCCCGAAGCCAAGGGCCGAAACTGGACCATCACCGCCGCCGAAGTCGAATCCCGCCTCGCCAAGATCACCGAATCCCGCGACCTCGGCCGGTATATTTTGTAA